A portion of the Acidobacteriaceae bacterium genome contains these proteins:
- a CDS encoding polysaccharide deacetylase family protein, whose product MKGTIMDSLLRFVSPRHSMRLGLLVTMLCGVMATHISLSAQTAPSASAAPLVERAEIPTGLTPISVHSVGRTKLASDGMYTYQWPGTYFLFAYEGSAVYFKVQGKQDLHIFVDGHNTALTTDGQSSTYRISTPTGGAHVVRIDSVNESSWAPEQLGGFAVPAGGKGIDFPVSKRQMEFIGDSHTVGYGNMSPSRECTADELFARTDTTHSIGADTALHYGANYQINAISGHGVVRNYDGGAGDPVPVAYPFLLLDKKEKYDDPSWNPQVIVIALGTNDFSNPLHPNEPWKSRDELHAAYEKTYVQFVEQVRKRNPKALIVLWSTSYSNGEIASEVQKVLSTLHAAGDKRVDFVQIGDLSMSACHYHPSASDDLLISGKLIQDIDSHPDVWPDGHAPIKAPKQTQTVSKVEVPAGKAPLAITWDDLPAHGELPKGLTRLELTNEIIKALRDEHVPPVYGFVNGSITAWEPQSEAVFRAWTEAGNLLGNHTWSHMNPGDHTTAEYKADIDKNEPLLNHWMENKDWHWFRYPFLAEGKTPEQQKEIRSYLSEKGYKIAAVTLSFPDYNWDAPYVRCLAKNDTAQVAKLEDEYLKAARDAALYSRKLSSTLYGKDIPYVLLLHVGPLDAKLLPRTLAQFREMGFSFVPLDQAESDPFYEADTNPQMPGNSSSLVGEAYKRGSALPPAPTFPDLEKVCR is encoded by the coding sequence ATGAAAGGCACCATTATGGATTCACTACTTCGTTTCGTCAGCCCTCGCCACTCCATGAGGCTGGGGCTACTTGTGACTATGCTCTGCGGCGTGATGGCGACGCATATCTCGCTCTCCGCGCAGACTGCTCCCAGCGCATCTGCAGCACCGCTAGTGGAGAGGGCTGAGATACCAACCGGACTGACGCCAATCTCCGTGCACAGCGTGGGCCGCACGAAGCTGGCAAGCGATGGTATGTACACCTATCAGTGGCCGGGAACGTACTTCCTTTTCGCCTACGAAGGGTCGGCTGTCTACTTCAAGGTGCAAGGCAAGCAGGACCTGCACATCTTTGTGGATGGACACAACACGGCACTTACAACCGACGGGCAGTCGTCGACCTATCGCATCTCGACCCCGACCGGGGGAGCGCATGTCGTGCGCATCGACTCTGTGAACGAAAGTTCATGGGCACCGGAGCAGCTTGGTGGCTTCGCCGTTCCCGCAGGTGGCAAGGGAATCGACTTCCCGGTGAGCAAGCGGCAGATGGAGTTCATCGGGGACTCGCACACGGTTGGCTATGGCAATATGTCCCCCTCAAGAGAATGCACTGCAGACGAGTTGTTTGCTCGCACCGACACAACGCACTCGATCGGCGCGGATACAGCGCTGCATTACGGAGCGAACTATCAGATCAACGCCATCTCCGGTCACGGCGTGGTGAGGAACTACGATGGCGGAGCTGGTGATCCGGTGCCTGTCGCTTATCCGTTCCTGCTGCTGGACAAGAAGGAGAAGTACGACGATCCGAGCTGGAACCCGCAGGTCATCGTGATTGCGCTTGGTACCAACGATTTCTCCAATCCGCTTCACCCGAATGAGCCGTGGAAGAGCAGGGACGAGCTTCACGCAGCCTACGAGAAGACCTATGTTCAGTTCGTCGAGCAGGTGCGCAAGCGCAATCCCAAGGCGTTGATCGTCCTGTGGTCTACGAGCTACTCCAATGGAGAGATTGCTTCGGAGGTGCAAAAGGTACTCAGCACGTTGCATGCCGCGGGAGACAAGCGTGTGGACTTCGTTCAGATCGGTGATCTGTCGATGTCGGCATGTCACTACCATCCGTCTGCGTCGGATGATCTGCTCATCAGCGGCAAGCTGATTCAGGATATTGATTCTCACCCGGATGTGTGGCCGGATGGTCATGCTCCGATCAAGGCACCGAAGCAGACCCAGACCGTATCGAAAGTGGAAGTCCCTGCAGGAAAGGCACCTCTTGCGATCACGTGGGATGATCTTCCTGCTCATGGCGAGCTGCCGAAGGGACTCACGCGGCTGGAGCTCACGAACGAGATCATCAAGGCTTTGCGCGACGAGCATGTACCTCCCGTCTACGGCTTTGTGAACGGAAGTATCACTGCATGGGAGCCGCAAAGCGAAGCTGTCTTTCGTGCTTGGACGGAAGCAGGAAACCTGCTCGGGAATCACACGTGGTCGCATATGAATCCAGGCGACCACACCACCGCGGAGTACAAAGCCGACATCGACAAGAACGAACCTCTGCTCAATCACTGGATGGAGAACAAAGACTGGCATTGGTTCCGCTACCCATTCCTTGCGGAAGGCAAAACGCCGGAGCAGCAGAAAGAGATTCGGTCTTACCTTTCAGAGAAAGGCTACAAGATCGCTGCTGTGACGCTTAGCTTTCCCGATTACAACTGGGATGCACCCTATGTTCGCTGTCTTGCGAAGAATGACACCGCGCAGGTTGCGAAGTTGGAAGACGAGTATCTGAAGGCCGCGCGTGATGCGGCGCTCTACTCTCGGAAGCTCTCTTCCACTCTCTACGGGAAGGACATCCCCTATGTTCTTCTGCTGCATGTGGGGCCGCTCGACGCGAAGCTTCTTCCTCGAACTCTTGCTCAGTTTCGAGAGATGGGTTTCAGTTTCGTTCCCTTGGACCAAGCTGAGTCGGATCCGTTTTACGAAGCAGACACGAACCCGCAGATGCCCGGCAATTCATCCTCTCTCGTGGGAGAAGCCTACAAGCGAGGATCCGCGTTGCCGCCTGCACCGACGTTCCCGGATTTGGAAAAGGTCTGCCGCTAG
- a CDS encoding TolC family protein: MSIFSTRLLLPFALVTFASAQVTTTPVTTDNGAPAAQPQQQPASQQPTPPGVEPRIHELPDSFDQSNTPVVPADAPTLTLAQAEQLALAHNPRINIARLTALAQGEVTRENRAAYMPTLSAAATAVQADNGGRLTAGALNNPVLYTRAAFGATLNQLLTDFGRTRNLVASASLRAKAADSTLAATHDDILFAVETTFYRALGAQALIGVAQQNVRTRRATANQIGALTKARLRSTLDLSFANADLAQAQLQLLDARNNSVEAQAALSALLGDENSTVYRLVDETPNHPAFPPAEAAPLVTLAFKSRPDLRSLNQTAQAEHNFAKAEHNLSLPSISALGAVGTAPTHDGQITQNVYGAVGVNLSVPVFNGFLYSARYNEAKLQAKAADEHVRQAHDTIARDVTTTVLQAQSNFNRIAVAEQLAQQSSTALKLAKTRYDLGLSSIVELSQAQLLDTQAQIQLTSARYSYQGSLAAIRYQTGQ, translated from the coding sequence ATGTCTATCTTCTCGACGCGGCTGCTTCTCCCCTTCGCTTTGGTCACTTTCGCTTCGGCGCAGGTGACCACCACTCCTGTCACCACCGATAACGGTGCGCCTGCAGCACAGCCTCAGCAACAACCTGCATCGCAGCAGCCAACGCCACCGGGCGTTGAGCCGCGCATTCACGAACTGCCGGACAGCTTCGACCAATCGAATACACCAGTCGTCCCGGCCGACGCCCCCACTCTCACGCTTGCGCAGGCCGAACAGCTTGCGTTGGCGCACAACCCGCGTATCAACATCGCTCGCCTTACCGCTCTCGCGCAAGGTGAAGTTACGCGGGAGAACCGCGCCGCCTACATGCCGACGCTCAGTGCGGCTGCCACCGCCGTGCAGGCCGATAACGGAGGCCGACTCACCGCCGGCGCGCTCAACAACCCTGTGCTCTACACACGCGCCGCCTTCGGCGCTACGCTCAACCAACTGCTCACAGATTTCGGACGGACACGCAACCTCGTCGCATCGGCAAGTCTGCGAGCCAAGGCGGCAGATAGCACACTCGCCGCCACACACGACGACATTCTCTTTGCGGTTGAAACTACCTTCTACCGTGCACTCGGGGCCCAGGCGCTTATCGGAGTCGCACAGCAGAACGTTCGCACACGTCGTGCAACAGCAAATCAGATCGGCGCACTTACCAAGGCTCGTCTTCGCTCCACACTCGACCTGAGCTTTGCCAACGCAGACCTCGCACAGGCCCAGCTTCAACTGCTCGATGCACGCAATAACTCGGTCGAAGCCCAGGCAGCACTTTCAGCGCTGCTCGGCGATGAAAACTCCACCGTCTACCGTCTCGTCGACGAGACACCCAACCATCCAGCCTTTCCTCCAGCGGAAGCCGCACCGCTCGTCACACTTGCGTTCAAGTCACGCCCGGATCTCCGAAGTCTGAACCAGACAGCACAGGCCGAGCATAACTTTGCAAAGGCTGAACACAACCTTTCCCTTCCTTCGATCAGCGCACTCGGTGCCGTCGGTACAGCACCCACACATGACGGGCAGATCACGCAAAATGTCTACGGCGCCGTCGGGGTTAACCTCTCCGTGCCGGTCTTCAACGGCTTCCTATATAGCGCACGCTACAACGAAGCCAAGCTCCAAGCGAAGGCCGCGGATGAGCACGTTCGGCAGGCACACGACACCATCGCTCGCGACGTGACAACGACTGTTCTACAGGCGCAGTCAAACTTCAACCGTATAGCCGTTGCGGAGCAACTTGCTCAGCAGTCGTCCACGGCGTTGAAGCTGGCGAAGACACGCTACGATCTGGGGCTAAGCTCCATAGTGGAACTCTCGCAGGCCCAGTTGCTCGATACGCAAGCGCAGATACAGCTCACCAGCGCTCGCTACTCGTACCAGGGATCGCTGGCCGCTATCCGCTACCAGACCGGACAGTAG
- a CDS encoding efflux RND transporter permease subunit: MSGFSIKYPFFIIMMCLVVAVVGSTTIARMPVDLFPQIDIPVVVVATFYNGMPPEQVEATITNPFERFFTLGSGIDHIESRSLTGVSLIKVYFQPGTSADAAVGTISNLAMAQLRRLPPGTLPPVVLKFDASSLPVCLITLKGAGLNETQLHDLGQYTVRNQIANVPGASVPQPFGGKYRQIQVYVDPIKLEAHQLSPMDVVRSLNSANAILPAGDVRIGPKDYNIYTNSQLPTTQEIDRLPLRTVGNGQLLISDIGYAKDASAIQTNIVRIDGQKSVYLPILKQGGGSNTISVVNGIREALKHLLDIPSTLKAKVVFDQSVFVKTAIKNLGSEGLIGLVLIASMILIFLGNGKATIAVMLSIPLSALAAFIVLNMLGMTINSMVLGGLALAFSRLIDDSVVVLENIFRHMEMGKPAREAAEIGGREVTLPVLAATFTTAIVFFPVIFLYGVSRFLFVALALAVVLSILASYTSAMTVVPLFCAKFIKNVHHEIGHHDGISLFQRFVRRFNQAYDRCLMHYDRAIRRALKHPKRVLAISGIVIACVLSLFPFLGMSFFPRTDPGQFVINVKAPAGTRIELTDKYIARVESDIRSVVPAKDLNMIVSNIGITPDFSAIYTPNSTMSTAFVQVSLKEEHSKSSFYYIDKVRAKLRDDLPELSTYFQTGGLVDSVVNMGMPAPIDIQVGGKDLQQAYATAATLAAKLRNVKGVSDVLIPQDVNYPGLRLDVNREIAARLGLDSKEVIDNVITALSSNGMIAPTYWVDPKSGNNYLLTVQYPESAVKSLTDFQQIPLTARNLGAATSNPFMATPARGSKSDTNLGAATTITEVTTPTEVDHYQIRRVIDLYVSPSTEDLAGTAKRVQKVVDATPIPHGLIVTTRGAVDGMHKSFTSFGVGLILAVILVYLVLMAQFSSFLDPLIILLAIPPGLAGVVLFLLLTHTTLNVMSLMGVVMMTGIVVSNSILIVEFTRALRLEGMPIEEAAATACRVRLRPIMMTSLATILGMIPMALALEAGSEQYAPLARAIIGGLSFSVLATIFIVPAAYLLIHRNRPLQPHGETLAEAV; encoded by the coding sequence ATGTCAGGCTTCTCCATCAAGTACCCCTTCTTCATCATCATGATGTGCCTGGTCGTGGCCGTTGTCGGGTCCACCACGATCGCACGCATGCCCGTCGACCTCTTCCCGCAGATCGACATTCCTGTCGTCGTCGTGGCCACCTTTTACAACGGTATGCCGCCCGAGCAGGTTGAAGCCACGATCACCAACCCCTTCGAACGCTTCTTCACACTCGGCTCAGGCATTGACCATATCGAGTCGCGCTCGCTCACCGGCGTCTCGCTCATCAAGGTTTACTTCCAGCCCGGCACCAGCGCCGACGCAGCCGTTGGCACGATCTCCAACCTGGCCATGGCGCAGTTGAGAAGATTGCCACCCGGCACACTTCCTCCCGTGGTGTTGAAGTTCGACGCCAGTTCGCTGCCCGTTTGCCTCATCACGCTCAAGGGCGCGGGGCTGAATGAGACCCAGCTTCACGATCTTGGCCAATATACCGTTCGCAACCAGATCGCCAATGTTCCCGGTGCCTCTGTGCCTCAGCCCTTCGGTGGCAAGTATCGCCAGATTCAGGTCTACGTCGACCCCATCAAGCTTGAAGCGCATCAGCTCTCGCCGATGGATGTCGTACGTTCACTGAACTCTGCAAACGCTATCCTTCCTGCTGGTGACGTCCGCATCGGACCCAAGGATTACAACATCTACACCAACTCGCAGCTGCCGACGACGCAGGAGATCGATCGTCTTCCGCTGCGCACTGTCGGCAACGGACAGTTGCTCATCTCCGACATTGGCTATGCCAAGGACGCCAGCGCAATCCAGACAAACATTGTCCGCATTGATGGGCAGAAGTCGGTGTACCTGCCGATCCTGAAACAAGGTGGCGGCTCCAACACCATCTCCGTCGTCAACGGTATTCGAGAAGCACTCAAACACCTGCTCGACATTCCCTCCACGCTGAAAGCGAAGGTGGTCTTCGACCAGTCTGTCTTCGTCAAAACCGCGATCAAGAATTTGGGTTCTGAAGGTCTTATCGGCCTGGTGCTGATCGCGTCGATGATTCTCATCTTCCTTGGTAACGGCAAGGCGACGATCGCAGTGATGCTCTCCATTCCGCTGTCAGCACTCGCTGCGTTCATCGTGCTCAACATGCTCGGCATGACGATCAACTCGATGGTGCTTGGCGGACTGGCACTTGCGTTCTCACGACTCATCGACGACTCCGTGGTCGTGCTCGAAAACATCTTCCGTCACATGGAGATGGGGAAACCAGCACGCGAGGCCGCAGAGATCGGCGGTCGCGAAGTTACGCTGCCTGTGCTCGCCGCTACGTTCACAACAGCTATCGTCTTCTTTCCTGTCATCTTCCTCTACGGCGTCAGCCGCTTCCTCTTCGTCGCTCTGGCGCTGGCCGTTGTGCTCTCCATCCTTGCCAGCTATACCTCGGCCATGACAGTCGTTCCGCTCTTCTGCGCGAAGTTCATCAAGAACGTGCATCATGAGATTGGACACCACGACGGCATCAGCCTCTTCCAACGATTCGTACGTCGCTTCAACCAGGCGTACGACCGTTGCCTCATGCACTACGACCGCGCCATCCGACGCGCGCTCAAACATCCGAAGCGTGTACTCGCGATCTCAGGCATCGTCATTGCGTGTGTGCTGTCGCTTTTCCCATTCCTCGGTATGTCGTTCTTCCCGCGTACGGATCCCGGACAGTTTGTCATCAACGTGAAAGCTCCGGCTGGCACGCGCATCGAACTGACGGATAAGTACATCGCACGCGTTGAAAGCGACATCCGCTCCGTGGTCCCGGCCAAGGACCTCAACATGATCGTCTCCAACATCGGCATCACGCCGGACTTCTCAGCGATCTACACACCGAACTCCACGATGAGCACGGCGTTCGTGCAGGTCTCGCTCAAGGAAGAGCATTCCAAGTCGAGCTTCTATTACATCGACAAGGTACGCGCCAAGCTTCGCGACGATCTGCCTGAACTCAGCACCTACTTCCAGACCGGCGGCCTCGTCGATTCGGTTGTGAATATGGGTATGCCTGCACCGATCGACATTCAGGTCGGCGGCAAGGACCTGCAGCAGGCTTACGCTACGGCAGCAACGCTTGCGGCGAAGTTGCGTAACGTCAAGGGCGTCTCCGACGTTCTGATCCCGCAGGACGTCAACTACCCGGGCCTTCGTCTCGATGTGAACCGCGAGATCGCCGCACGTCTCGGGCTCGACTCGAAGGAAGTTATCGACAACGTCATCACCGCGCTCAGTTCCAACGGCATGATCGCGCCAACGTACTGGGTCGATCCCAAGAGTGGCAACAACTATCTGCTCACCGTGCAGTATCCCGAAAGTGCGGTGAAGTCTCTCACCGACTTCCAGCAGATTCCTCTCACGGCACGGAACCTCGGTGCGGCAACCTCCAACCCATTCATGGCAACCCCGGCACGCGGGTCAAAGTCTGACACCAACCTTGGAGCAGCAACGACGATCACAGAGGTCACGACACCGACAGAAGTGGACCACTACCAGATCCGCCGCGTTATCGACCTCTACGTTTCACCCTCCACCGAAGACCTTGCCGGCACGGCGAAACGCGTGCAGAAGGTTGTTGACGCAACCCCCATCCCACATGGCCTCATCGTCACCACACGCGGCGCGGTCGATGGGATGCACAAGTCCTTCACAAGCTTCGGCGTTGGACTCATCCTCGCGGTCATCCTCGTGTATCTCGTGCTGATGGCGCAGTTCTCCTCGTTCCTTGACCCGCTCATCATCCTGCTGGCGATCCCTCCTGGGCTCGCGGGTGTGGTGCTGTTCCTGCTCCTCACGCACACGACGCTCAACGTCATGAGCCTGATGGGCGTTGTGATGATGACCGGCATCGTCGTCTCCAACTCCATCCTCATCGTAGAGTTCACACGAGCGCTACGCCTGGAGGGCATGCCTATCGAAGAGGCAGCTGCCACTGCGTGCCGCGTTCGTCTGCGTCCCATCATGATGACCTCCCTCGCCACCATCCTCGGCATGATCCCCATGGCGCTTGCTCTCGAAGCAGGCTCTGAGCAGTATGCTCCGCTGGCACGCGCCATCATTGGCGGACTCTCCTTCTCGGTGCTGGCGACCATCTTCATCGTGCCCGCGGCGTACCTTCTCATCCATCGCAACCGGCCGCTGCAACCGCACGGCGAAACACTCGCGGAGGCGGTCTAA
- a CDS encoding efflux RND transporter periplasmic adaptor subunit, translating to MPTFRLSIADRPLAAAAAFTAIAIAALTLAGCHSQEGDQPSQETAPVAPVVTAKRTALANKLTVAGQFLPWEEVELHAKVAGYIRSITIDIGDRVKQGQVVATLDVPELNAQVVGATAGVAQSREGIAHARGELARAEADHVALHSAAQRLADASKMQPGIIAEQELDNARARDRASESAVEAAKASLAASQQALNVSQAQRTQVSSMADYSRITVPFSGIITARYADPGALIQAGTSNATAAPVVKVASVDVLRLRLPVPESLASFVHDGDIANINVGALHRSFQGTVTRSTGALDPSTRTMQVEVDVPNKDHSITPGMYAQVMLDIHRAGNALAVPITAVDTSNQHAFVMLIDSGNHIVKRDVQTGISTANRIEIVSGLNAGDRIIATNLGAYTEGQTVTPKPSAIADAEGK from the coding sequence ATGCCTACTTTCCGTCTGTCCATCGCTGACCGTCCTCTTGCTGCAGCCGCTGCTTTCACGGCTATCGCTATTGCCGCACTTACCCTTGCCGGTTGCCACTCGCAAGAAGGCGACCAGCCTTCGCAGGAAACCGCTCCCGTCGCTCCCGTCGTCACGGCAAAGCGGACCGCACTCGCCAACAAACTGACCGTCGCCGGACAGTTTCTTCCGTGGGAAGAGGTCGAACTGCATGCCAAGGTCGCGGGCTACATCCGCTCCATCACGATCGACATCGGCGACCGCGTAAAGCAGGGCCAGGTGGTTGCCACACTGGATGTGCCCGAGTTGAACGCGCAGGTGGTTGGCGCAACCGCAGGCGTTGCGCAGTCGCGAGAAGGCATTGCTCATGCTCGCGGCGAACTCGCACGCGCGGAGGCGGACCACGTCGCGCTGCACTCTGCCGCGCAACGTCTCGCGGATGCCTCGAAGATGCAGCCCGGCATTATTGCCGAGCAGGAACTCGACAACGCCCGCGCCCGTGATCGCGCTTCAGAGTCGGCCGTTGAAGCGGCCAAGGCCAGCCTCGCAGCCTCGCAACAGGCGCTGAATGTTTCGCAGGCGCAACGTACGCAGGTCTCGTCGATGGCGGATTACTCGCGCATCACCGTGCCCTTCAGCGGCATCATCACCGCACGCTATGCAGACCCCGGCGCCCTGATCCAGGCAGGGACATCTAACGCAACCGCAGCGCCTGTCGTGAAGGTCGCCTCGGTTGATGTGCTACGACTTCGCCTGCCGGTGCCTGAGTCGCTCGCCAGCTTCGTCCACGATGGAGATATCGCCAACATCAACGTCGGCGCGCTGCATCGCAGCTTCCAGGGCACAGTCACACGCTCCACAGGAGCACTCGATCCCAGCACGCGCACCATGCAGGTCGAAGTGGATGTACCGAACAAAGACCACTCCATCACGCCTGGCATGTACGCGCAGGTAATGCTCGACATTCATCGTGCAGGCAATGCTCTCGCGGTACCGATTACCGCTGTCGACACCAGCAACCAACATGCCTTTGTCATGCTCATCGACAGCGGGAACCATATCGTCAAGCGCGATGTGCAGACGGGCATCTCCACCGCAAACCGCATCGAGATCGTCTCCGGTCTCAACGCAGGTGACCGCATCATCGCGACCAACCTTGGCGCTTACACCGAAGGCCAGACAGTGACTCCCAAGCCATCGGCAATCGCAGATGCGGAGGGCAAATAA
- a CDS encoding LssY C-terminal domain-containing protein codes for MSLNLQAQTAPPKATSLTVAIAPGHSDGKVVATVDGKPHTVTAHGRLGWLAEAGESALVVTPAGSKGEQGPQLRLYDIDTGERHTLGALPMMAPAFKEAHDEHGLPVFFLTGEQDGKPTIYIADAQAIRAVLTGASNPTVDGQTLHVRNSNGSEQTYTLAEVTGAPLLNRIYKVGPRTLQLLPTGTAYLQPVSTEATKVTWTLDSENVVLHEGEKTETISRASLQTTEGIPADTRLTVRLLAPLNSRTAKVGQSIQAVLITPAMIGGKLYLPQGTTIDGTIVEAHGVHYGMGHERAALALHFTTAKPPAAASMPIDAYIVAVDNANESVDSKGVIHGVRATGTLGHSAEGKIVALAQVDPIAYIALQASGTAVLGFAESEILYPAGTEMIMRFAAPVITETTFTPSIPLTVSADQAGLAAMVKSLPYRTATQTGNHPSDLTNLVFLGTPAEVARAFTSAGWVKADTLTAASTFSTMRSVSGTEVYREAPMSMLLLNGKEPLYTFTKTTNTFNSRHHLRIFDTGLRYEGVPVLTASSTQDTGIAFSRKKRTLIHVIDHYIDNERSKVVNDLVFTHCVDGLQMVERPWVPLDAYNSTGDRLRTDGETAVLQMNGCEQPHITFPTPAVRPNLFERSIRNTMLTLRNDIYRGNVVYQGVDGGIKVRGFLHEKDAPRSLGSWYRTEASEADPSLAYGEPQDHREAKEVLQRETTMTAAQRWAPPHYEIALHGGYIRFRNASLESDLIALVPDDPANPTYVAGFGDEVGDGWTAGFTVTLNSWKWVSNEFGYFRQQGKYRLNGISIAVPGNDTNVDDAVIDEASETVGLVTRQFEYNTLIHFRPPTSRWRPYIAAGPVLQLIALSDAPLKKPAGVYTLGLKNIGLFKAAFDFGNTPPLDGGGIFQPGLEYGAGIKYRVTPRIMVRMDWRETWSKNPQIIRDSYEEAIPDDLQGDYDALIFHESPDKKFFQQRATMGIAFTF; via the coding sequence ATGTCACTGAATCTGCAGGCCCAAACGGCTCCGCCGAAGGCCACTTCCCTCACTGTCGCGATTGCCCCTGGGCACAGCGACGGCAAGGTTGTTGCAACGGTGGACGGCAAACCCCATACCGTTACCGCGCACGGCCGGTTGGGCTGGCTCGCGGAAGCCGGTGAGAGCGCGCTTGTTGTGACACCTGCGGGAAGCAAGGGCGAGCAAGGCCCTCAGCTTCGCCTGTATGACATCGACACAGGCGAGCGACACACGCTTGGGGCGCTTCCAATGATGGCGCCAGCCTTCAAAGAAGCCCATGATGAGCATGGACTCCCCGTCTTTTTCCTTACAGGTGAGCAGGATGGCAAGCCGACGATTTACATCGCCGACGCGCAGGCGATTCGCGCTGTGCTGACGGGTGCCAGCAATCCTACGGTGGACGGCCAGACGCTTCATGTCCGTAACAGCAACGGAAGCGAGCAGACGTATACGCTGGCAGAAGTGACCGGGGCACCACTACTGAACCGCATCTATAAGGTTGGCCCGCGAACGCTGCAACTGCTGCCCACCGGCACAGCGTACCTGCAGCCGGTAAGCACCGAGGCCACGAAGGTGACATGGACGCTGGATAGCGAGAATGTTGTGCTGCACGAAGGCGAGAAGACAGAAACGATCTCTCGCGCCTCCCTGCAAACAACCGAAGGCATTCCTGCTGACACACGGCTGACCGTTCGCCTGCTCGCTCCGCTGAACTCGCGCACGGCCAAGGTAGGCCAGAGCATTCAAGCTGTATTGATTACGCCCGCGATGATCGGCGGCAAGCTGTATCTGCCGCAGGGCACCACCATCGACGGAACGATCGTGGAAGCCCATGGCGTTCACTATGGCATGGGTCACGAGCGTGCCGCACTAGCTCTGCACTTCACCACAGCGAAGCCTCCGGCAGCAGCCTCCATGCCCATCGACGCGTACATCGTGGCTGTGGACAATGCGAACGAGAGCGTGGACAGCAAAGGCGTGATCCACGGCGTGCGCGCCACGGGAACTCTGGGCCACTCGGCTGAAGGAAAGATCGTTGCCCTCGCGCAGGTCGACCCCATCGCGTACATCGCGCTGCAGGCCTCCGGTACAGCGGTGCTCGGCTTTGCGGAGTCTGAAATTCTCTACCCTGCCGGGACGGAGATGATCATGCGCTTCGCCGCGCCGGTCATTACGGAAACGACCTTCACGCCCTCCATTCCACTCACCGTCTCTGCGGATCAGGCAGGGCTTGCCGCGATGGTAAAGTCGCTTCCCTACCGCACGGCGACGCAGACGGGCAATCATCCTTCGGATCTGACGAACCTCGTCTTCCTCGGTACACCTGCTGAGGTCGCGCGCGCGTTCACCTCTGCGGGATGGGTCAAAGCCGACACGCTGACAGCCGCGTCGACCTTCTCCACGATGCGCTCGGTCTCGGGCACAGAGGTCTATCGCGAAGCGCCGATGTCTATGCTGTTGCTCAACGGCAAAGAACCGCTCTACACCTTTACGAAGACGACCAACACCTTCAACTCGCGGCATCATCTTCGCATCTTCGACACGGGCCTTCGCTATGAAGGCGTCCCTGTGCTGACGGCCTCGAGCACGCAGGACACAGGCATCGCGTTCTCGCGAAAGAAGAGGACGCTCATCCATGTCATCGATCACTACATCGACAACGAACGCAGCAAGGTGGTGAATGACCTCGTCTTCACACACTGTGTCGATGGTCTGCAGATGGTCGAGCGTCCGTGGGTTCCGCTCGACGCGTATAACTCCACCGGCGATCGCCTGCGCACCGACGGAGAAACCGCCGTGCTGCAGATGAACGGCTGCGAACAGCCGCACATCACCTTCCCGACACCAGCCGTTCGCCCGAACCTCTTCGAACGCAGCATCCGCAACACCATGCTGACGCTGCGCAACGACATCTACCGCGGCAACGTGGTCTACCAGGGCGTCGATGGCGGCATCAAGGTGCGTGGCTTTCTGCATGAAAAGGATGCTCCACGAAGCCTTGGCTCCTGGTATCGCACGGAAGCCTCCGAAGCGGATCCTTCGCTGGCCTACGGCGAACCGCAGGATCACCGCGAGGCCAAGGAAGTGCTGCAGCGCGAAACAACTATGACCGCTGCCCAGCGTTGGGCTCCGCCGCATTACGAAATTGCCTTGCACGGTGGCTACATCCGCTTCCGCAATGCTTCGCTAGAGAGCGATCTCATTGCGCTGGTTCCAGATGACCCCGCGAACCCAACCTATGTTGCAGGCTTTGGCGATGAAGTGGGCGATGGATGGACCGCAGGCTTCACCGTCACGCTGAACAGCTGGAAGTGGGTGTCGAACGAGTTCGGCTACTTCCGCCAGCAGGGCAAGTACAGGCTCAACGGCATTAGCATCGCTGTGCCGGGCAATGATACGAACGTCGACGACGCGGTGATTGACGAAGCGTCTGAGACGGTTGGCCTTGTGACACGGCAGTTCGAATACAACACACTCATTCACTTCCGTCCGCCGACCTCACGCTGGCGTCCGTACATCGCTGCGGGTCCGGTGCTGCAGTTGATCGCACTCTCGGACGCGCCGCTGAAGAAGCCCGCCGGCGTGTACACGCTCGGGTTGAAGAACATCGGCCTCTTCAAAGCAGCGTTTGACTTCGGCAACACGCCGCCGCTCGATGGCGGTGGCATCTTCCAACCCGGACTCGAGTACGGTGCAGGCATCAAGTACCGCGTGACGCCGCGCATCATGGTGCGCATGGATTGGCGAGAGACCTGGTCGAAGAACCCGCAGATCATCCGCGACTCTTACGAGGAAGCGATTCCGGATGACCTCCAGGGCGACTACGACGCCCTCATCTTCCATGAAAGCCCGGACAAGAAGTTCTTCCAGCAGCGCGCCACGATGGGCATTGCCTTCACCTTCTAA